Part of the Micropterus dolomieu isolate WLL.071019.BEF.003 ecotype Adirondacks linkage group LG17, ASM2129224v1, whole genome shotgun sequence genome is shown below.
TGAGGTCATCCCCACCAGGCAGGGCCGGTGAGGGGCCTGAAGAATATTTTAGCTCAGGACAGATGACCTCAACCTCCAGCGAACGCAGGTCCTTCCCAAAAGCAAACTCAGGTGTCTTGCACATGACATCTCCAACCACAATGACAGAGGAGAGCTTTTCAAGCCACTGTTTGAGGGGGATGATATCACAGGAGCAGTCCCAGGGGTTCTGATGGAGATCAATCTGGACAATGGAGGTCAGATGCTCCAGAACACCACGCACAGGCAGGGAAAGGAAGTAGTTGTTGCGGAGGTTGAGGCGTGCAAGGTTTGTGCCAGCAAAGGCGTCAGAGGGGAGCGAGCGCAACAGGTTGTCATTGAGGAAAACCAGCTGGAGGTTTGGCATCAGGGAGAACGAGTTAGGTTGTATCTCACGTATGACATTATACTCAAAGTAAAGATAACTCAACATCTGAAGTCCCCGGAACATCCCAGGGGAGAGCCTCTCAATGTCATTCCCATTCAGATATAAACTCTTCAAGTTTGGCAGGTTGATAAAGGCGCCCTCCTGGACGTACGATATCCGATTATTCCCTAAATGCAGTAAATCCAAACTTGAGAAGTTCCAGAAATCAGAACGGTAGATTTTCTGTATTAGGTTCCCACTGAGATACAATTTCTTGGCATTGAGGGGCCGAGGCAGGAGCTCAGAGATGTTGTGAAAGCCTTTCTCTTTACAGTTCACTGTTAGCCCCAGGTCATTGATGTGAAGGTTGCATGTACACCCAGCTGGACAAATGATTGGAATGGGAGGCCTTGTTTGGTAGCCAGCAATGGGGGGCTGGTTCATGCCCGGGTAGATGCTACGAGGGGTTGGGGGGTTCTTTGTGGGCCGAGGTCGTTTGGTAGGCTTGACAACTCTTTCCTTGTATTCCACAGAAGAGGCTGTGTTGTGAAAGGAGGAGAGCATGGAGGAAGGTTTAGTAGGCCATGTGTTCTCATTGCTGAATGGGACCCGGGGAATTCCCAGCTTGGCCTCAATCTCTGCATCGGAGAGCAGCGGACAGAGCTCACTACGCTTGATTTCCCGTAAGTCTTTCCCATGTAAGTGGAATGGGTACTCACATGTGATCTCACCAACCAGAGCTGTATAAGGGATTCTCTCCAGCCATGTTTTGAGCTGgacaatctcacacacacagttccagGGGTTCTCCTCCAACTGGATTTCCATTAAGCTCCTTCCAACATACTCCAGCGTACCCTTATACGGCAATGTCTTAAGTCTGTTTCCTCTCAGGTCCAGATGTGTTAGTGACACAGACCGGAAAAGGTAATTTGGGAGCACAGGGATCAGATTGTCATTTAGTATGAGCACTCTCAATTTGTGAAGGTGCCTGAATGCACCACTTTCAATCCGTTTGATAACATTGTAGTCCGCCTGGAGATACTCTAAACTCTCCAACCCCAGAAAAGTATCGTTCCGGAAAACTTctagtttgttttcatgtagGAACAACCGTTTAAGTATTCCTAAACCATTGAATGCTCCAGCGTGGATGTCTTGCAAGGCGTTATTACCCAGATTAATGGATATGGCATTGTTGAGATGGAGGAAGCTGTTAAAGTAAAGCTTCCTCATAGAGTTCCTCTGCAGGTTGAGCTTGAAGGGACGACTCCATATCTGGGAGATCTGGCTGACATTTGTAAATCCTTTACTGTCACAGTGGACGTGGAAGATGCCCTCTTTGACCTCGCAGTAGCAGGGCTCGAAGCAGGGCTCGTCGATCTCCTCGGAGTCCTCTAGTAGTGGGATCGGGGTGGTCCATCCTAAGGCTATGGTGCTCAGCAAGGTAACCCACAGCATCCTCGCTGACACCAAGGGGATGAAGTCTCGGCTCCAGGGACAGAGCCACTTCACAGCACTGCAACAcagaacagagggagagagaatggGGGTAGGGaatacacacacaagtacacacacaccctcacaaagtgaaggtgagagacagacaggaagaggtaggagagagagagaggaagggtgCATTAGTTTCAGTAGAATGGAAGACACCTTTGAAATGAATACCAATGAGTAATAGAATGATACTGAAGACTACTTTAGATGTGACAATATTGCTGGgtatttcaaacaaaatataaGCCCAGCACTCCTAGATGGGTAATATGAAACGCAGCAACTGCAAACAAATCTCTAGATTCAGACAGTTAACGTCATTATTTTGGGGAGATTGCCATTTATTATACAGACAATGTGCTGGTAAGGTCGCAATAAATCACCTCAGAGATGCTTATCACCGTAAATAAACGAAGGCAACAGCAGTTGGGTGAGGTTAGTGTTGAGAAGACACCATCCCCCGGCTGTATTTATTACATAACAGGGACCTCGATCCCTCTTTTGGTAAACGAGAGTCCAGAAAAGCGCTGAGGAAAATTAGAGTAGGTCTAACGCAGAAAGAGGACAGGAACGGAAAAGGTGTCAGCTTGTTGGCCATTAGTGGAAAGAGATGAGGGACTTGCTGAACATACATCTCGTTAAAATTAATCTCAATATATTTAGGCCTATATATTCTCGTCTATGGCACGTGGAAATCTGATTTGAGGTAtgaaaaggtaaataaatatgtgaacAATGCCACTAAGCCTACAGAAAATGCAAGTTCTGAATTTACCAGTGACAATAAGGGGAA
Proteins encoded:
- the slitrk3a gene encoding SLIT and NTRK-like protein 3 codes for the protein MLWVTLLSTIALGWTTPIPLLEDSEEIDEPCFEPCYCEVKEGIFHVHCDSKGFTNVSQISQIWSRPFKLNLQRNSMRKLYFNSFLHLNNAISINLGNNALQDIHAGAFNGLGILKRLFLHENKLEVFRNDTFLGLESLEYLQADYNVIKRIESGAFRHLHKLRVLILNDNLIPVLPNYLFRSVSLTHLDLRGNRLKTLPYKGTLEYVGRSLMEIQLEENPWNCVCEIVQLKTWLERIPYTALVGEITCEYPFHLHGKDLREIKRSELCPLLSDAEIEAKLGIPRVPFSNENTWPTKPSSMLSSFHNTASSVEYKERVVKPTKRPRPTKNPPTPRSIYPGMNQPPIAGYQTRPPIPIICPAGCTCNLHINDLGLTVNCKEKGFHNISELLPRPLNAKKLYLSGNLIQKIYRSDFWNFSSLDLLHLGNNRISYVQEGAFINLPNLKSLYLNGNDIERLSPGMFRGLQMLSYLYFEYNVIREIQPNSFSLMPNLQLVFLNDNLLRSLPSDAFAGTNLARLNLRNNYFLSLPVRGVLEHLTSIVQIDLHQNPWDCSCDIIPLKQWLEKLSSVIVVGDVMCKTPEFAFGKDLRSLEVEVICPELKYSSGPSPALPGGDDLTTGSSDMGEAGGRGAVPLSVLILSLLILFISAVFVAAGLFAFVLRRRKKLPFRKRSEVDLTGIQMQCRIFEDPPRQSSAGNTGTPEKPTPSMHTHTHNSHTHAHGHVYDYIPHPVTQMCNNPIYKPREGEIAEEDRAQFLEKKDNGSSSNSNYRTLLEKEREWTLAVSNSQLNTIVTVNHTTADMAGFHENGGLCPTVIDSQRPTPTVGFVDCLYGTVPKLKDMHVAHAHPPGMQYPDLQQDARLKETLLFTAGKGCYPDPSQSDYLELRAKLQTKPDYLEVLEKSYRF